The Mucilaginibacter sp. PAMB04168 genome contains the following window.
GTGGGGAAAAGTATCTGTTTATGGTAGCTATAGCTTTGAGGACAAGGATATTTACACTGTAAGCCAAAACCTTCAAACTAATACAAACTCGCGCATTAACCCTGTTACTAACGTTAGCGAGCCTCTTATTACCACTAGTAATCAAAACAGTACGCAAACAGATAATAACACTAATCATCGCCTAACCTGGAATATGGAGTATAGGCCGGATACTATAAATTATTTTAAGTTTAATCCAACATTTTCTTACTCAGATGTTGGTACTAATGCTATTGAAAATTTACAGTCGGCCATTAATAACAGACCTAACCTGGCTTATGTTACTAATACCAACAGTACCTCATCGGCCCCGAATTATGGTGCCACCTTATTATACAATCACCGCTTTAATGGTGTAGGCCGAAACCTAAGTATCAACGGAAACTTTAATTCATCGCGCAATTTTAACTTCGACAACCCGGTTTATACCTATGATCCGGTTACAGTTAACCGGTTAAATGTGCCAATTAACCAGTTGGTAAATACTTATTATCGTTCCATAAATTCTGGTGTAAGCTTATCCTACATTGAACCCTTGAGCAAAGTGTCATTTTTAGAGTTCAACTACGCTTATAACCACACCTTTAACCGTAACGACAACCGCACCGATACCGTAGTTGCCAACAATCAATTTAATAACTACCCACTGGGTACAAGCAATTATGATTATACTTTTACCACTCACCGCATAGGGTTAAATTATCGGTTTATTAAACCAAAATACAACATCACTTTAGGTGCAGGTGTATTGCCCAGCAAGTTGGATGGTTCAGGTACCGCTTATGATGTGTTAACCCGCAGGAATGTAAATCCGGTAACTGATAAAACTACGCTTAACTTTGTACCAACAGCACGTTTTAGCTATAATTTTTCGAGAAGCCAGGCTTTAAACTTTAATTACAACGGCTCTAATAATCAGCCAAGCTACAACCAGTTGGTACCTGTAATTAACTTTTCAAATGCTCTTTACCCCGTACAAGGCAATCCTAATTTAAATCCGGAGTTTACCAACAGTTTCAATTTGCGTTATAACAAGTTTAGCTTCGAAACAGGGAATATATTTTTCACCAATCTTGGCTTTACACAAACCAACAATAAAATTGTAACTACCTCTACAGTATATCCGGTTAAATTTACAAACGCTGCCCTGGCTGCTAACCCTAGCTTAAACACGTTCAAGAACACCATCTTCTCAAATTACATGAACGTTGATGGTTACTACCAGGCGTCAGGCAACGTTTTATTTGCCAAACCGTGGGCGGCAAGGAAATATACATTGTTACTGGGTGCAAATGTAAGTTACACCAACAACCTGTCATTCACTAACAGTGTTGACTCCAACAACGTAGCATCGCCTTTTCTTAAAAACACAGCTAAAAATATAGCCTTTGCACCTAACCCGCGTTTTAGAATTAACATTTTAGATAAAATTGATTTAGAAGCAGGAACGAGGTATACTATTAACAAAACAACCAACTCATTAACCAACAATCAACTGCTTAATGGTAATACTAACATCCGCACCCTTGAATTAACCTTTAATGGCAAACATTACCTTTGGAAAGACTGGACCTTGAGCTACGATTTTGCTCGCACAGTAAACTATGGTTATAGCTTTGCTGTTCCGAACCCTAACGTATTAAACGCTTACCTGGAACGCCGTTTCCTGAAGCAAAATGCAGCTACCATACGCCT
Protein-coding sequences here:
- a CDS encoding outer membrane beta-barrel protein, producing the protein MKRFYALLALLLGLATYTYAQTGREVHGMVVDSTKQSLPGSTIKLTSELTDNATTIADATGKFSFNNIKGNKLTLTISSIGFEGVIKHFTLPADGKAADVGSITLKAEARQLGVVTVVGTNPVTLKEDTVEYRASAYKVRANSPVEDQLKRIPGVDVDAQGNVSAQGKQITKVRINGKDFFGGDVQTATKNLPADLVDSYQIVDDYGDQANVTGIKTGEPNKILNITIRKDKNYGYFGQATAGEGNDALPKNPGVSNDNRYVGLLNIFKFNNDQQIAVLGNLNNTNVNTFSFGSATGGGGGGGGNRGGGFGGGGGGRGNAGRGSSGQTSNQPGINNTKTIGTNFRDQWGKVSVYGSYSFEDKDIYTVSQNLQTNTNSRINPVTNVSEPLITTSNQNSTQTDNNTNHRLTWNMEYRPDTINYFKFNPTFSYSDVGTNAIENLQSAINNRPNLAYVTNTNSTSSAPNYGATLLYNHRFNGVGRNLSINGNFNSSRNFNFDNPVYTYDPVTVNRLNVPINQLVNTYYRSINSGVSLSYIEPLSKVSFLEFNYAYNHTFNRNDNRTDTVVANNQFNNYPLGTSNYDYTFTTHRIGLNYRFIKPKYNITLGAGVLPSKLDGSGTAYDVLTRRNVNPVTDKTTLNFVPTARFSYNFSRSQALNFNYNGSNNQPSYNQLVPVINFSNALYPVQGNPNLNPEFTNSFNLRYNKFSFETGNIFFTNLGFTQTNNKIVTTSTVYPVKFTNAALAANPSLNTFKNTIFSNYMNVDGYYQASGNVLFAKPWAARKYTLLLGANVSYTNNLSFTNSVDSNNVASPFLKNTAKNIAFAPNPRFRINILDKIDLEAGTRYTINKTTNSLTNNQLLNGNTNIRTLELTFNGKHYLWKDWTLSYDFARTVNYGYSFAVPNPNVLNAYLERRFLKQNAATIRLQGFDLFNQNTGFSFTSANNSTTQSQVNRLGRYFLLTFTYRLQKFAGRAPSQNGDDRGGRRFGGGGGMGGPGGGGPGGPTIY